Below is a genomic region from Chromatiaceae bacterium.
TTCAACACGACCTCGTTACCGGGCGTCTCGGACCCGTTGCGCAGGTCGTCCAGTGCATCGGTCGCTGCCTTCACGTCGGAGATTGGTTCGCGTATCTCGGCGATCCTGTACTGCAACTGCCTCAGAGACTGTGGCGCCTCTTTCAACCACTCCGCAGCCGGTTCTTTGAGGCTGTAGATACCCAGGGTCAGGCCGGCGCCGAGAACGCCGACCAACAGTAGGGCCGTAACCGGCGGCGGGACCCTGATCGAATGCAGGGCGCGCACTATCGGGCGGAATACGAAGCTCAGCAGAAACGCCGTAGCCAACGGCAGGAACACCTCCCGTGCCTCGGCCAGCGCGACCAGTGCCGCCAGTACGAACAGGCCGTTCAGCGCCAGCGAGGACCGCTCGCGGATCTTCGCCGTTATTGAGTTCGGCGTGGCAACGGCAGAGCCCTGGCCTGCTTCGATCGGATTGTCATTTTTCTCTAGCACCGCGACATCTCCGCCTTCATTGGTCGTTATGCAATTTGACAGCACAAGTCATGCCCAGGATTGCGCCCGCGTTTCACACACCGGGAACCGGTCCGCGGAACAACAGGCGTTCATCAAAAAAGCCCGGCATGGCCATGAGGGAGACCGCCAAGCCGGGCAAATGGGGATCGCTTCGGTGCGCGCCCGCGTCAGTGCAACCAGTCGCGCAGATATTGAATCGAACGTGAAAACAGCAGTGCCTTGGCCAACGCACGTCGGACCCGACCGCGCGCCTGCGCACGATCCCGGCGCACCTGTACTCTTTCCAGTACGAAGCCTCCGAGGAAGGCGCCGACGAGCGCGCCGGGAGAACTTGCCGTCGTTCGAAACGATGCGCGAAGTTGCATCCGGCTGGCCGCGAGCCGACGTCGCCCGAGTGCGACGCGCTCCAACGCCAGCGACCGCGCGCGATACATGCCAGCCGTCCGAACGGGTACCAGACCGTCGCTTTTCCGCCTCACGGACGTACACCCTCGCGGTCCACATCCTCGGCGGTGATCCTCCGCCCGGGTGGTCGGAACAGCACGGCACGCATCCCGGGGAAACCGAGGTTGCGGCTCAGATGGCGGATCATCAGATAGCAGACGCCTCCTGCCAGCGCACTGGCCGCAGCGACACTCAATGACGTCGCAAGCCAGACCTCATCGCCGTCGAATACCGCCAGCGCAATCGCCGACGCCAACGTGGTCCACAGCGCCGCGGCCATTATCGCGAGCACCAGGGCAGCGGCGAGCATCATCGCCAGGCTGTACGCGGCCAGCCTGGCTTCGCTCGCCGCCAGCTCGGACAGCGCATCGGCCATCAGGCGAACGTCCTCGCCCCACTGCCCCAGGGCATGTCTCAGGCTCGGCGGTTCGTCGCACGAACGCGCTTGCGCAGACGGCTGCTCGGCCACGTCGAACCCCTCAGCGGCGCATGATCGATGAGAACAACATGCCGACACCAAACGCCACGGCCAGTGAAGCCAGTGGGTGCTCCCGCAAATAGGAGCGTGCGGTCATGGTCGCTTCGTCGCTGAGGTCGCGGGCGCGATCGCGTGCTTCATACGAGCGACGACGTACGTCGCCCGCTGCGCCACGGATGCGTTCCTCGGCGCGTTCCGCCTGTTCGCCGATCCGGTCAACCGCATCGTGTGCAGCCGCCGTGGCCCGTTCGGAATAGCTGCCCGATTCCGTCCGGGCCGAATGTGCCGGTTCGTGCTGCTCGCTTTTACGATTGGACATGTCGTTACCTCGCTCAGGTTCGTTTATGGGAGAGTCCCTGTACAACACGGAGCAAACGCTGTGCCATGTGGTCGTCGGCCATTGACCCTGTGCCGTAACCAGCGGTCCTGCTGTGTTGCCCGCAGACCGCAGCCGTGCCACCACAGCCGCGCTCGCCGGTATTCGTTCGCGAGCGCCGCGGAACAGGCCGAAATCAACCGGTGGCGGTGGATATTGGCAGGTGCGTGACCGGGGCCTTGGCCTCCAGGGCACGGGAAAGACCGGCTACGCAAGGTGGACAGAGGCAGGCGGCCATTCAGATCTCGCTGGATGTTGCCGCATCCAACAGATTCTCCCTGCCCGCTTGCCGCTCTTGTTCGGCGACCTTCCGTTCGATCGTGAGATCGACGGACATATCGCCTGCCGTCGCAACTGAACCGACGGCGGCTGCGGAGCCCCCGTGTATCGTGGAACCCTGGGTGCCCGCTGAGCGCCTGTTGCCCGTCACCTCCGGTTCACCCTGTGGCTCGAACAGGCGTACCTTGTACACCGGCTCCGGCATCACGATCCCTGCCCCGTCGAACGCGTGCTTGACGACACGGATGGCCTCGCTACGCACCTTGAGGAAGCCGAAATGGCGTTGGTCGACCCAGCCGTAGCAACGCAACACCACGTTGGAATCGCCGAGCATCTGGACGACCACCAGCGGCCGTGGGTCTGCCAGGACACCGTGGGTACCGGACAGCGTAAGCAACGCCAGTCGCTGTGCCGCCTGCAGGTCCTGGTCGGTGTCGACACCGACGTCGAACTCAAAACGGCGCTCCGGGTGACGGGTGAAATTGGTGACCACCGCCTTGAACACCGTCGCATTCGGGATCCTTATGTGGTTGCCGTCGGGTGACAGCAATATGGTTGCACGAGACGTCAGCTTGACCACATTGCCCTCATGTCCGTCGATGTCGACGAAATCGTTCACCTCGAACGGGTTGCGCAGGCTCAGCAGGATGGATGCAATGTAGTTCTCGACCGTGTCGCGAACCGCAAACCCCACCGCGAGACCGATGATTCCGGCCGCACCGAGCACGGTCCCGAGCAATGCCGTCGCATCGAGCAGGGCCAGCGCGGCCGACAACCCCAACAGCGTGAACACGACCCGCAACAGCTGGCTGAACAGGTTGGCGATGAAAGGGTTGGGCGCGAGTCGATCTAGCCACCCGCTTTGGGCCGCCAGCCACCGACCGGTAAGCAGGAACAGGCTGAATACGGCCAATGCGAGCAGAAACAGCGGCAAGACAGCCCAGGCGTTGCGCGACAGGTCGACGAGCTTCTGCCCTGTCGTCCGCAGTCTCGGTTGCAGGTCGCGGTCGACGTTCAGGTGGTTCTCCACTGCGACCACACCCTCGACCCGGCGGGCGAATCCCAGTGCCCGATTCTCGACCATCGCGTTCGCGACTTTGCCTGTCAGACTGACGACGCCCGCGGTCACTTCAACCTCGACACCGGCCAGTGTTTCCAGCTCGGAAAAGATGGCCTGCAGCCGCTGCCGGATATCCTGATCGGATCGCTCCGATGAGGCGACCGTGATCACCTGGTCGGCTTTGACGGCAGTCGGCGACGGCGTGCCTGCCAGCAATTGTGTCAGTTCGTCAGCACACGCCTGGGTGACCGCGCCGATACCAAGGGTTGTCGACGCGATCGCCCATAACAGATATATCAGCCTCCGACTCATGCCCGGTGCCGATGCTTCCGCCAGTGGAGCCTGCGGCGTATCCGCATCATCTGCCGGATATACCGCACCGCCCGTTCACTCGCAGGAAGGCACGCTGTCAGCTAGTGCCACTTGAAGGACTCGATCTCGCGTTGTGCCTCTTCCTTGGTGATCCCGTAGGCCTCCTGCAGCTTGCCGACAAGCTTGTCTCGGTCACCTTCGATTTCCGTCAGGTCATCATCGGTGAGCTTGCCCCATTGGACCTTGGCCGACCCTTTCAGTTGATTCCAGTTTCCTTTTACCTGTTCCCAGTTCATGTCATCTGCTCCTTTGTAGAACGACGATGGATAGCGCTCACGTCCGGGCCTGTATGGAAGCGGGTGAAGCACGCTCCGCGACCTTCGACGATTCGCCAGGACAACGTTGCATCGATCGTGCCGATGGATCTGAGAGGATGCGCTCCGGCCGACAGACCGATCCCGACCGATCCATGGCGCGGTTGCCGGTACGAATGGGACAAGCCGATCCGTGGTCCGGTGACGGCAGATCGGGACGCGATGCGTCGAAACGGGTGCTTTGGACCTTTGAGTCTGCATATCGACCGCCGGGCGGTGAATACGGCCTTCGACGGCCCGATTCCAGATGGGACTCCGACCAGCACGCCGGATCGGATAGCGCGCATTCGCAGTTAACCCGGCTGGGTTCTTCAACGCTTGATGATCACGTAGAGCGCGTGAATGATCCCCGGTACATAGCCCAGCAGCGTCAACAGGATGTTCAGCCAGAAGTGTCCTGAGAAGCCGACTTCAGAGGCGACCCCGACGGGTGGTAAGAGTATCGCGAGAATGATTTTCAGCGGATCTGTCTTGGTGACGGCCATTGCGGTTCTCCCCGGTTGCGTGATGAACAATCGAAAACCGAAGACGCAATTCGCATACCAGGCGCACGGCGAGCGGCGCGATGTGTCAGCGGCTGTTGGGGCCGTCTTCCGGAAGATGGTCCGCGACATAGGCACCGCGTTGGCCGAGCGGCTGTTCGCCATGCCAGGTCGTGTCACGCGCGGTCTGGCGCTCGAGCTCGGCGTTCAGCTCCGCGCCGAGCATCACGACGAACGCGGTGATGAAGAACCACATCAGCAGGATGACGACGGCGCCCACCGATCCGTAGGTGACGTTGTAGTTGCCGAACTGTGTGACATACAGGGAGAAGCCGAGTGAGGCCGCGACCCAGCCGGCGACCGCGACCAGTGCGCCGGGCGAGACCCACCGCCATCGGGCGTTGCGTCGAGCGGGTCCGTATCGATAGATGGCCGCCAACATCAGCACCGCCACGGAGGCCACCAACGGCCAGCGCAGCAGTGCCATCAACAGCTCGGTCGCATCGCTGAGGCCGACGAACTCGAGCACCAGGGGGACGACCAGGATCACCGCCAGTCCGGCGACACCGAGCATGACCAGGAACAGGGTCAGCGCCATCGCGGTCAGGTTCAACCGGACGATGTTGCGGCGTTCGTGCTCGTCATAGGCCACGTTCAGCGCGACGATCAGCGAGCGCGATCCCTTGGTGGCGCTCCACACCGACAGCAGCGTCGCTCCCACGACACCGAGCCCCTGCCGACCCTCTGACCCCGCCGCCACCTCGGTCAACTGGTCCGCGATCAGGCGAAATGCGTCCTCGGGCAGCACACCCTGAAAATAGGAGAACTGTGACGAGGCCTGGGCGGCGTCGAAGAACAATCCATACAGCGCCAGCAGGGCGACGATGGCCGGAAACACGGCCAGCAACGCATAGAAGGCGACACCCGCGGAGATCAGGCCCAGGTTGTTCGCGCCCGTCCTGTGCCAGACGCGCCTGAGCACCTGCCACCACCCCTTGCGGGGAATCTGTGCCGGCCTTTCGGCCTCTCTGCCGATACCTTCCTGCATCGAAACCCGTGTCGGATTACAAAGGCCCTGCTTGTTGCTGCAAGCACTGCCATCGATGTCCGATCGCCCCCGCTCCGCCGTATCCCGCGATACGTATCAAGAACCGCGCCATTCACAGCTCAGATGTAGCTTCCGTCGTAGTAGTCCCACATTACTGCCTGTTCATCGCGTACCGCGGATTCGAGGAGCTGCAACAATGGATAGGCCCGGGTATGCAGGGCGACCCGGTCGCTGTCCTCGTCCGAATCTCCGGCGGCGTCTTCGGCCGGGGGTTCGTCGCCCTGGTCGTGGCCCAGCGTATCCAGAGACGATTTCAGCGACTGCAGGGCGGACGGCAGATCATCCGGAAGGATCGCACTGGGAACGGTCCCGCTGTGATGCATCATGCGGATCAGCGGCAATGCGTACCGGTCCATCATCGTGATGCTGGGTCCCGCCTTGCTCGAAAAACGAATCATCATGAGTTCCCTGCCCCCGTCCGGAGACGGCGTTGTTGCAATCGACATGGAGCCGCCCTGGTCGTCTTCAGGCTCCGTCGCTCCAGACTCGTCTTCTGCAGGACACATGCCAATGCAGCGGTTCGCCGTACGAACGGCCACCGCGGCATCAGGACTGCCTTCGGTACTGGCGCATCATCGGCTTCACACTGATTCCGTGCGCGAGAATCGACAGTGTGACGACGACCAGCGTGATGTGGATCAGTTCAACCGCCAACGCCTCGGAGAGGCCGTGCTCTATGGCGTACATCAGGTAGTAAAGGGAACCGATACCCCGCACGCCGAACCAGGCGGCCATACCGCGTATGCGCCACGTCGTACGGGTCCCCGCGAGCCCGATCAACACACTCGCGGGCCGAGCGACCAAGAACACGAACGCGGCCGTCGCGACCGCCCGCCAGCTCCACGAGTCGACGAACAGCATGCCGCCGATCGACAGTATCAGTACCAGCTCGGACAGTCGCTCGATGTGCTCCTTGAAGATCAATGACGCCTCGCTGACGGGCAGGCACCGCCCGGCGGCGTCCTCGACCGTGGCCTGGCCACCCTCCCCAGAGGGCTCATTGGCATCCGCGGCGCGGCGTGCGATGCGCAGCTCGGTCTGGCGCAGCGCCACGGCGGCAAAGAACACCGCGAGAAAGCCCCATGCGCTGAGCACCAGACTGATGCCGTAGACGATCCCTATCAGGCCGAGGCCGAGGAAATCATCGAGGAAACCGTGTCCGGGCCTTGTACGTCGAATCCACGCGGCCAGACGCCCGAGTGCGACCCCGCAAACCACGCCGATCACGAGTCCCGCGGCTGTCGCCCAGAACACGTCGATCAGCAACCAGCGTCCACCGAATTCACCCAGCTCGTGCAGGCCGAGCAGTCCGAGTCCCAGCATGACGAACGGAAAGGCGCTGCCATCGTTCATTCCGGCTTCGCATGTCAGGGTAAAGCGCAATCGGTCGCGGTCGCCGGGATGCCGCACCTGTACGTCAGTCGCGAGCACCGGGTCCGTGGGCGCCAGGATTGCACCCAGCAGAATCGCGCCACCGAGAGGCAGCCCCAGCAGGAAATGCCCGAACAGCGCCACCGCACCCACGCTGACCGCCATCGAGACGAAGGCCAACATGATCGGCGCACGCCAGCGGGCCAGCGACACCGGAACCGGCATCTTGACCCCGGCCGAAAACAACGACACCAGCACGGCGACCTCGGTAAGGATCTCGAGCAGGCGCGATTCCTGTAGCGGATTGAAGTGGAAAAGGGCCAAGACGGTCGGGCCGGCGAACAGCCCCACCACCAGGTAGACGATCGAAGAGGTCACCGGTATGCGCCGCAGAAGAGGGGCGCTCATCCCCATCACCAACAGCAGTCCGCCGACCAGGAGGAACCAACCCGCCGTGCCCATCATCTGACCCTTCCCTTCATGCCGTGCCGCGTGCCGTTCGATCCGGCGGATGCATCACCTCTGCGACGACCGGGAAGTGGTCGGAGGCGATGCGGGCAACCGGCGACATGATACGTGTGCAACGTCGCAGCGATGCCGGTCTGCGCACCAGGATGCGATCCAGTGACAACAGCGGTGTGAACCAGGTCGGAAAACTGGCCGGTTGGCAGCGGACGAAGCCGAGCCGGGTCAGGGGGGCAAACGCCCGCGCACCCAGCCAGATATTGAAATCCCCCAGGATCACCGTTGCGGCGTCCCCGTCCTGAACGATGCCGGCCGCCGTTTGCAGCTGTTGACGCCGCTCCCGCCAGGAAAGTCCCAGGTGCGTCGCCAGAACCCGCCAGCATTGGCCATCGACCACCAGTTGGGCATCCACGATACCGCGCGGCTCGCGATCGCGGTGTGTCAGATCGTGTACCCGCTGTTCGGCAACCGGTTGCCGGGTCAGGAGCACGTTGCCATACCGCCCCACGCCACGCTCGAACAGGGTGCCGTCCACCGCCCGCATCGCAGTGGTCCGTTCCAGCAGGGTGATGACGTCGCCGGCATGGTCCAGGGTCACCTCCTGCAACGCGATCACGTCGGCGTCCAGCCCGGCGACGACGGCCGCGATCCGTTCGGGGGCATATTCTCCGTCCCGCCCGACGCAGTCGTGCACGTTGTAGGTCGCGACCCGTAGCCTGCCCACCGATCAACGCGTCCTCAGCCAACGCTTGGCGACCCAGGCGGTGCCGGACAGTAAGATCGCCATGACCGCCGCGATCGCGACATTGCGCGGTGACGGCACCGCAACGGCCTGCCAGAGTGAACTCGAAAACAGCGTGATCGCACCGAGTCCCGGCGCCAGTCCGATCAGCGTGCCGAACACGAACTGACGCGTACCGAGTGACGAGGTACCGGCGACGAGATTGAAAACCGCGAAAGGTGCCACCGGGACCAGGCGCAGTATCGCCACCGCGATGGTGCCGCGACGCGCGAGCCGCTTGCTCAGGTGCTCGGTACGACGACCGTTCATGCGCCGAACCCTGGCGTGGCCCAGGAGGCGACCGCCTGCGAAACCTATCGTCGCGGCGAGCATGGCGCTCGTCATCACGTAGGCGAATGCCTGCCAACCATCGAACACCATGCCGCCGATCAGTGCAAGCAGCGTGACCGGCACCATCGCCAGACTCGCGACCACGAATCCACCGACCGCAACAGCCGCTCGCGCCTCCGGCGAGGCCAACGACTGCACATAGTCGCGGATCCGCTCGGGCGACAGCACCTCCGCCAACGGCGTCCAGCGCCACGCGGCCGCAAGCATCAGCAAGGCCGCCAGCAGCCCCAGGAAAACAGCCAGGCGACGACGCCCCGTGACCCGCCCGAAACGCGGCACGTACTGCTGGACAAAGTAATCCGGGCTGAAGGGTTCAGACGGATCCACCACACCGTCGTCGGGGACCAGTTCGTCCACCTCGGACTCCACCTCCCAGTCGAGTGGTCGCAGACTTCGGCCGTCGCTCCGCAAAGCCTCGATGGCGCCGATCAGGTGCTGCTTTTCGCGCATCGCCCGCTCGACTGCCGCGGTGTCACTGCCGAGGTGTTCGGCGAGCAGCCTGGTGCGCAGACCAGCGATGAAGCGACCCGTCGGGTCGTCCGGTCGGGTGGTTTCGATCGCCACGTCGCATTCCGTGTCCAGCCCCATCGAGCGGTTGCTGGTGTTGGAGGAACCGATACGCAGCAGCCGATCGTCCACGATCAGCAGCTTGGCATGCACACTGATGCAGGTGTCACCGAGACCCTGCTGGTAGGGGAAATAGATGCGCAGCCGGTCGTGACGGTCGGCCTCGGCCAGGCGCTGTAGCATCCGTCCGCGCAGGACGTCCATCGTGACCTGCTCCAGCCATCCCCCGGTCTTTTCGGGCAGCACCATCACGACCTCCGGGCCGTGCTTCTCGGCAAGACGTGCTGCAAGGGCATCCGCAAGGCTGTGGGCGGTAAAGTATTGGTTTTCGATGTAGATGGTGTGTTCAGCGGCGGCGATCGCCGTGAGATACAGCTGCTCGACCTCGTGCACGGCATCGCGACCGCGATAGGCCGGTTCGGTGCGCGCGATTGCGACATCGATCGCCTTCAGGTCCGCGGGCAGGTCGGCCGGCCAGGGAGACGCGGTAACACCGACCGGTGGCGACAATCGCCTGCCGCGCGCGCGTCGCCAGCGTTCGCGCGCCAGGTCGCCGAGGCAGGCGGCCGCCGCTCCCTCGAACACCGCCATCATGTCGTGGAACGGCGGATAGGGTTTGCCGTTCGGGTCAGTACGTCGCGGGTCGTCCGGCTTGTGCTCGCAGGTATCCCAGCGCCAGCGACTCAGGTCGATTCCACCGGCAAACGCCACCCGGTCGTCGATCACGACGACCTTCTGGTGATGCGAGGCGCCCTTCGGATGCACGCCATCGAGGCGGAAATGAAACCGCGGTGGCGCCTGCAGTCGCAGCCGCAAGGCCGGCAGCAATTCCCTCTCCGCGGCATAGATCATGTTGAAATCCCACGACAGGAGATAGACGTTCAGCTTTGGCTTGCGTCGCACCAACTCGACCAGGAAGGCACCCAGCTCGTCGGGCAGATCGCCCGCGTGTTCACCCCTGTGCAGCCGTTCGTGTCGGTCGAAGTCCCAGCCGAGCAGAAAGATCTGTCGTTCGGCGGCGAGGCAGGCTTTGGCAAAGGCGGCGAAGTAGTCTGCTGTATCGATCAGTACGGAGAAGCGGCTGGCGCGCACATGCTTCCAGCAGTTCTGGCCGTCCCGGAGGATGGCCTGTGGCGCTTCCCGGTGGCGGGTGTCAGGCGTGGATCTGGACATGGTCAACATCTTGAATCCCGAGGAATGGCATGGCCGTTGTTCGGACTGAGACGTCCGAGGCAAGCTTGGGGCCAGGATGCACCATTTCCGCCATCGCGGCCCTCACAGCGATCTCCCGGGCCTGCCTCGCCCGGCAGCGCGT
It encodes:
- a CDS encoding mechanosensitive ion channel, producing the protein MSRRLIYLLWAIASTTLGIGAVTQACADELTQLLAGTPSPTAVKADQVITVASSERSDQDIRQRLQAIFSELETLAGVEVEVTAGVVSLTGKVANAMVENRALGFARRVEGVVAVENHLNVDRDLQPRLRTTGQKLVDLSRNAWAVLPLFLLALAVFSLFLLTGRWLAAQSGWLDRLAPNPFIANLFSQLLRVVFTLLGLSAALALLDATALLGTVLGAAGIIGLAVGFAVRDTVENYIASILLSLRNPFEVNDFVDIDGHEGNVVKLTSRATILLSPDGNHIRIPNATVFKAVVTNFTRHPERRFEFDVGVDTDQDLQAAQRLALLTLSGTHGVLADPRPLVVVQMLGDSNVVLRCYGWVDQRHFGFLKVRSEAIRVVKHAFDGAGIVMPEPVYKVRLFEPQGEPEVTGNRRSAGTQGSTIHGGSAAAVGSVATAGDMSVDLTIERKVAEQERQAGRENLLDAATSSEI
- a CDS encoding AI-2E family transporter produces the protein MLEKNDNPIEAGQGSAVATPNSITAKIRERSSLALNGLFVLAALVALAEAREVFLPLATAFLLSFVFRPIVRALHSIRVPPPVTALLLVGVLGAGLTLGIYSLKEPAAEWLKEAPQSLRQLQYRIAEIREPISDVKAATDALDDLRNGSETPGNEVVLKTSALDEVLFVETSATLMAVFTTLVVLFFVLGWGDRLFRNIVSALPRFRDRREAVVLVKEVEHSITVYLATISLINLVLGIVVAVVMHLLGMPNPLLWGVVAGVLNYIPYLGPA
- a CDS encoding endonuclease/exonuclease/phosphatase family protein — encoded protein: MGRLRVATYNVHDCVGRDGEYAPERIAAVVAGLDADVIALQEVTLDHAGDVITLLERTTAMRAVDGTLFERGVGRYGNVLLTRQPVAEQRVHDLTHRDREPRGIVDAQLVVDGQCWRVLATHLGLSWRERRQQLQTAAGIVQDGDAATVILGDFNIWLGARAFAPLTRLGFVRCQPASFPTWFTPLLSLDRILVRRPASLRRCTRIMSPVARIASDHFPVVAEVMHPPDRTARGTA
- a CDS encoding VTT domain-containing protein, whose product is MSRSTPDTRHREAPQAILRDGQNCWKHVRASRFSVLIDTADYFAAFAKACLAAERQIFLLGWDFDRHERLHRGEHAGDLPDELGAFLVELVRRKPKLNVYLLSWDFNMIYAAERELLPALRLRLQAPPRFHFRLDGVHPKGASHHQKVVVIDDRVAFAGGIDLSRWRWDTCEHKPDDPRRTDPNGKPYPPFHDMMAVFEGAAAACLGDLARERWRRARGRRLSPPVGVTASPWPADLPADLKAIDVAIARTEPAYRGRDAVHEVEQLYLTAIAAAEHTIYIENQYFTAHSLADALAARLAEKHGPEVVMVLPEKTGGWLEQVTMDVLRGRMLQRLAEADRHDRLRIYFPYQQGLGDTCISVHAKLLIVDDRLLRIGSSNTSNRSMGLDTECDVAIETTRPDDPTGRFIAGLRTRLLAEHLGSDTAAVERAMREKQHLIGAIEALRSDGRSLRPLDWEVESEVDELVPDDGVVDPSEPFSPDYFVQQYVPRFGRVTGRRRLAVFLGLLAALLMLAAAWRWTPLAEVLSPERIRDYVQSLASPEARAAVAVGGFVVASLAMVPVTLLALIGGMVFDGWQAFAYVMTSAMLAATIGFAGGRLLGHARVRRMNGRRTEHLSKRLARRGTIAVAILRLVPVAPFAVFNLVAGTSSLGTRQFVFGTLIGLAPGLGAITLFSSSLWQAVAVPSPRNVAIAAVMAILLSGTAWVAKRWLRTR
- a CDS encoding DUF883 family protein, coding for MSNRKSEQHEPAHSARTESGSYSERATAAAHDAVDRIGEQAERAEERIRGAAGDVRRRSYEARDRARDLSDEATMTARSYLREHPLASLAVAFGVGMLFSSIMRR
- a CDS encoding DUF1840 domain-containing protein; the protein is MSIATTPSPDGGRELMMIRFSSKAGPSITMMDRYALPLIRMMHHSGTVPSAILPDDLPSALQSLKSSLDTLGHDQGDEPPAEDAAGDSDEDSDRVALHTRAYPLLQLLESAVRDEQAVMWDYYDGSYI
- a CDS encoding CsbD family protein, with the translated sequence MNWEQVKGNWNQLKGSAKVQWGKLTDDDLTEIEGDRDKLVGKLQEAYGITKEEAQREIESFKWH
- a CDS encoding YqaE/Pmp3 family membrane protein, whose amino-acid sequence is MAVTKTDPLKIILAILLPPVGVASEVGFSGHFWLNILLTLLGYVPGIIHALYVIIKR
- a CDS encoding YihY/virulence factor BrkB family protein, yielding MQEGIGREAERPAQIPRKGWWQVLRRVWHRTGANNLGLISAGVAFYALLAVFPAIVALLALYGLFFDAAQASSQFSYFQGVLPEDAFRLIADQLTEVAAGSEGRQGLGVVGATLLSVWSATKGSRSLIVALNVAYDEHERRNIVRLNLTAMALTLFLVMLGVAGLAVILVVPLVLEFVGLSDATELLMALLRWPLVASVAVLMLAAIYRYGPARRNARWRWVSPGALVAVAGWVAASLGFSLYVTQFGNYNVTYGSVGAVVILLMWFFITAFVVMLGAELNAELERQTARDTTWHGEQPLGQRGAYVADHLPEDGPNSR
- a CDS encoding cation:proton antiporter, whose protein sequence is MGTAGWFLLVGGLLLVMGMSAPLLRRIPVTSSIVYLVVGLFAGPTVLALFHFNPLQESRLLEILTEVAVLVSLFSAGVKMPVPVSLARWRAPIMLAFVSMAVSVGAVALFGHFLLGLPLGGAILLGAILAPTDPVLATDVQVRHPGDRDRLRFTLTCEAGMNDGSAFPFVMLGLGLLGLHELGEFGGRWLLIDVFWATAAGLVIGVVCGVALGRLAAWIRRTRPGHGFLDDFLGLGLIGIVYGISLVLSAWGFLAVFFAAVALRQTELRIARRAADANEPSGEGGQATVEDAAGRCLPVSEASLIFKEHIERLSELVLILSIGGMLFVDSWSWRAVATAAFVFLVARPASVLIGLAGTRTTWRIRGMAAWFGVRGIGSLYYLMYAIEHGLSEALAVELIHITLVVVTLSILAHGISVKPMMRQYRRQS